The genomic region CCGATGCGCTGGGCGTCGAGGTCCAGGAAGTGCGCGAGACATTCGACCGTGCGGTGACGGACCGAGCCTTGGACGTCGCGATGGGTACGGTCGAGGCGGGCACGTGCGGGGCGTTGCGGATGCAGGCCATCGGCGTCGTCGACGGCCGAGAGGCCATCGTCATCGAACACGTCACGCGGCTGGCGCCCGATGTCGCGCCGGACTGGCCGACGCTGCCCAACGCGCTCGGCTACCGTGTCGTGATCACCGGCGTACCCGACATCGACTGCACCATGGATGCGACAGTGCGCGACCGCAAGAAGGCAGCCATCGAGCAGATGACCTCTGGTGCGGGCGCCATGGTGGTGACCGCGATGCGCGTCGTCAACGCGATCCCGTACGTCGTGGATGCCCAACCCGGCCTGGTCAGTTCGGTCGACCTACCGCTGACCATCCCGACACACGCCTTCCACCCATCCGGGTCGGCCTGAACGGCGTCTCGAGTCGCTATTCGGGGAGCCGCAGTTCGGGCTTCTCGACCTCTTCGATGTTCACGTCTTTGAAGGTGATGACTCGGACTTGTTTGACGAAGCGGGCCGGCCGGTACATGTCCCACACCCAGGCGTCGGCGAGCCGCAGCTCGAAGTAAACCTCGCCCTCGGAGTTGCGCGGCACTACCTCCACGCTGTTGGCCAGATAGAACCGGCGCTCGGTTTCCACGACGTAGCTGAACTGGCCGACGATGTCCTTGTATTCGCGGTAGAGCGAGAGCTCCATCTCGGTTTCGTACTTCTCGAGATCTTCGGCACTCATCGGCTCATTCGTCCTTCACGTTGGTTCCGCCCCATTGTCCCCTACCCCACTTCGCCACGCTGATCCGGTGCTCCCCCGCTGACCAACTCCGTCACCACCCGGACACCACCCGCGGTGGCCACCCGCCGCACGTTGATGAATGAGTACCGGTGCTCGCTACACGGTCCGAATTGCCGCAGCGCCGCACTGTGTGCAGGAGTGCTGTATCCCTTGTGGTCGGCGAACCCGTAACCGGGGTGCTCGGCCTCCATCTTGACCATCAACCGGTCCCGGCTGACCTTGGCCAGCACGCTGGCCGCTGCGATACACGCCGCGGCCGCGTCTCCACCGACCACCGGGAGGGACGGTACCGCAAGCCCGGGCACCCGAAACCCGTCGGACAGCACGTACCCGGGCCGCACCGACAGCCCGGCCACCGCCCGACGCATGCCCTCGATGTTGGCCACGTGCACTCCCCGCCTGTCCACCTCGCCGGACGGGATGAACACGACGTGATAAGCCAGGGCGTAGCGACGGATCAACGGGTACAGCCGCTCGCGTTCGTTTTGGTTGAGCTTCTTCGAGTCGTCGAGCGCGGCCAGGCTCTCGAGCCGGTTGGGTCCGAGGACACATGCCGCGACCACGAGCGGTCCCGCGCATGCGCCGCGACCAACCTCGTCGACGCCGGCGACCGGACCGAGACCACTGCGATACAGCGCGGACTCCAGCGTGCGCAGACCCGAGGACTTGCGGATCACCGTGCGGGGAGGCCATGTCGCCGGCAAGAAGAACTCTCCTACAGGGGTCTGGCTGGCTGTCAGGTCTGCGGATTCGGGCTGCTGATGCCACCCCACCGCGACGGCGGCCAGGCGATGAACCGTGCCTTACCGATGACATTGTCCACCGGGATCGTGCCGGCCACGGGATCGCCCGTGCATAACAAACCTTTCTGCGCGTCGGCGGGCGAATTGGTGCAGTGTGCGCGCGAATCGGCCGAGTGGGTGCGGTTGTCGCCCATCACCCAGAGCCTGTCCTCGGGCACCGTGACCGGCCCGAACTCGTTGCCGAGGCAGGGATAGATCGCGGGGTCCACGCGCATGGTGTCGGCGTCGAGATACGGCTCGTCGAGGCGCTTGCCGTCAACCGTCAAACCCGTGCCGGCTCGGCATTCGACGGTCTGGCCGCCGACCGCGATCACGCGTTTGACGAGGTCGTTCTGGTCGGGCGGTACGAAGCCGATGAACGACAACGCGTCCTGCACCCAGCGCACCGCCGGGTTGTCCGAGCGGATCGAGCGGTAGTTGATGCTCCAGTTCGGCGGACCCTTGAACACGACCACGTCGCCAGGTTCGGGCTCGGAGAAGTCGTAGGTGAGCTTGTCGACCATGATCCGGTCACCAGTGCAGCCCGGACAGCCGTGCAGCGTGGGTTCCATCGACTCGGACGGAATGAGGTACGGACGGGCCACGA from Mycobacterium sp. IDR2000157661 harbors:
- a CDS encoding DUF2469 domain-containing protein; translated protein: MSAEDLEKYETEMELSLYREYKDIVGQFSYVVETERRFYLANSVEVVPRNSEGEVYFELRLADAWVWDMYRPARFVKQVRVITFKDVNIEEVEKPELRLPE
- the lepB gene encoding signal peptidase I, translating into MTGSTAPDESAAEQATDDDPKAADETAGKTADEPKKKGGALREFAILVSIALVLYYVMLTFVARPYLIPSESMEPTLHGCPGCTGDRIMVDKLTYDFSEPEPGDVVVFKGPPNWSINYRSIRSDNPAVRWVQDALSFIGFVPPDQNDLVKRVIAVGGQTVECRAGTGLTVDGKRLDEPYLDADTMRVDPAIYPCLGNEFGPVTVPEDRLWVMGDNRTHSADSRAHCTNSPADAQKGLLCTGDPVAGTIPVDNVIGKARFIAWPPSRWGGISSPNPQT
- a CDS encoding ribonuclease HII, which translates into the protein MPATWPPRTVIRKSSGLRTLESALYRSGLGPVAGVDEVGRGACAGPLVVAACVLGPNRLESLAALDDSKKLNQNERERLYPLIRRYALAYHVVFIPSGEVDRRGVHVANIEGMRRAVAGLSVRPGYVLSDGFRVPGLAVPSLPVVGGDAAAACIAAASVLAKVSRDRLMVKMEAEHPGYGFADHKGYSTPAHSAALRQFGPCSEHRYSFINVRRVATAGGVRVVTELVSGGAPDQRGEVG